The following proteins are encoded in a genomic region of Comamonas resistens:
- a CDS encoding bifunctional glycoside hydrolase 114/ polysaccharide deacetylase family protein: protein MNAFLRSCVFCCALLYSWCTQAAEPTVAVYYGDKASLSELSLYDIAVVEPDHGYDPVRFRKQAPGSDLYAYASVAEVQPSRGYFQKIPAEWKMARNGAWRSIVVDQTPAQWPAFFADEVIAPLWDKGFRGFFLDTLDSYRLAERFDEAAQQEGLVRVIDTLHQRFPGIKLILNRGFEIVPRVRDKIQMVAAESLYRGWDANLKRYVEIPAKERDWLQQQLQTIRERDKLPVLSIDYVAPHDRDTTRATAQRIAQLGFIPWVTDAGLQTLGIGAVEAVARRLLVLYNGSDDPALNYSSAHRFLEMPINYMGYIVDYADVRSPLPADVGRDRYAGVVSWFGGAIPDERFKDVRSWVVRQVQQGMPLLMMEAPGLPLDRTLATTLGVRSMEGAPTFPLKKAEQAPLMGFETEPGMPAHDYTGWLLTPQLQQQSRQLLSFDDAKGQRFVSAAITPWGGFVMTPYVLTDVPGTEQSRWVVDPFALLKQALRLSDIPVPDVTTENGRRLLLAHVDGDGFPSKAEAPGAPFAGEMLRREILERYRIPHTVSVIEAEVSPQGLYPKWADQLEGIAKRIFAMPHVEIASHSYSHPYLWDRRVSHGLFAESKEVDLNLNIPGYQMDLRREIIGSADYIQKRLAPEGKPVKVFLWTGDTAPSAEALAISDAAGLLNMNGGDTSITRSSPSLTEVKSWGIRKGGHLQIYAPVTNENIYTNLWHGPFYGFERVIETFEMTDAPRRLKAVDIYYHSYSASKQASLKALHKAYQWALRHKLHPIYGSEYIRKVEDFYEFAIGREGEGWRLRGPGRLRTLRLPPSLGTPVVAESTGVAGYAPGVDGSYLHLASGAARMVVRAGAVPAASIPYLVDANARLKDWQTQADGSLRFTLEGHVPLELRMYLPPGCSLSSATADSSISAVSTADRSAIRSFRSANNSAQLQAQCRAF, encoded by the coding sequence GTGAACGCTTTCCTGCGAAGCTGCGTGTTCTGTTGCGCATTGTTGTACAGCTGGTGTACCCAGGCTGCGGAGCCGACGGTTGCTGTTTATTACGGAGACAAGGCCTCGCTGAGCGAATTGAGTCTGTATGACATTGCTGTCGTCGAGCCCGACCATGGTTACGATCCCGTGCGCTTTCGCAAGCAGGCTCCAGGCAGTGATCTCTATGCCTATGCCTCGGTGGCCGAGGTGCAGCCCAGCAGAGGGTACTTCCAGAAGATTCCGGCGGAGTGGAAGATGGCTCGCAATGGCGCCTGGCGTTCGATCGTGGTCGACCAGACTCCTGCACAGTGGCCTGCCTTCTTCGCGGACGAGGTGATCGCTCCGCTCTGGGACAAGGGCTTTCGGGGATTTTTCCTGGATACGCTGGATTCCTACCGTCTGGCGGAGCGCTTTGATGAAGCTGCGCAGCAGGAAGGGCTGGTCCGTGTCATCGACACCCTGCATCAGCGCTTTCCCGGCATCAAGCTGATCCTCAACCGCGGCTTCGAAATCGTGCCACGCGTGCGCGACAAGATTCAGATGGTGGCGGCGGAGTCGCTGTATCGCGGCTGGGATGCCAACCTCAAGCGCTATGTCGAGATACCGGCCAAGGAGCGGGACTGGTTGCAGCAGCAACTGCAGACCATTCGTGAGCGCGACAAGCTGCCGGTATTGTCCATTGACTATGTGGCCCCGCATGACCGCGACACGACGCGCGCCACCGCACAGCGTATCGCGCAGCTGGGCTTTATTCCCTGGGTGACTGATGCCGGTTTGCAGACCCTGGGCATAGGCGCCGTGGAAGCCGTGGCACGCCGTTTGCTGGTTCTCTACAACGGCTCCGATGACCCGGCACTCAACTATTCCTCGGCACATCGCTTCCTGGAAATGCCCATCAATTACATGGGCTATATCGTGGACTATGCCGATGTGCGCTCCCCGTTGCCGGCCGACGTGGGGCGTGACCGCTATGCGGGGGTGGTGAGCTGGTTCGGGGGAGCCATCCCCGATGAGCGCTTCAAGGATGTGCGCAGCTGGGTGGTGCGCCAGGTCCAGCAGGGCATGCCGCTGCTGATGATGGAAGCCCCCGGCCTGCCCCTGGATCGTACGCTGGCGACCACGCTGGGCGTGCGCAGCATGGAGGGCGCGCCGACCTTTCCACTGAAAAAGGCCGAGCAGGCGCCGCTCATGGGGTTCGAGACCGAACCCGGGATGCCGGCTCATGACTATACGGGCTGGCTGTTGACGCCGCAGCTGCAGCAGCAAAGCCGGCAACTGCTTTCCTTTGACGATGCCAAGGGCCAGCGCTTTGTCTCTGCAGCCATCACGCCCTGGGGCGGTTTCGTGATGACTCCCTATGTGTTGACGGATGTGCCGGGTACGGAACAGTCGCGCTGGGTAGTCGATCCTTTCGCCCTGCTCAAGCAGGCCTTGCGACTCAGTGACATTCCGGTCCCCGATGTGACCACCGAGAACGGTCGCCGCCTGCTGCTGGCCCATGTGGATGGAGACGGTTTCCCATCCAAGGCCGAAGCACCTGGCGCCCCCTTTGCCGGCGAGATGCTGCGCCGCGAGATCCTGGAGCGCTACCGCATTCCGCATACGGTATCCGTCATCGAAGCCGAGGTGTCTCCCCAGGGGCTGTACCCGAAATGGGCGGACCAACTCGAAGGCATTGCCAAGCGCATCTTCGCCATGCCGCATGTCGAGATCGCCAGCCATTCCTACTCCCACCCCTATCTGTGGGATCGGCGCGTAAGCCACGGCCTGTTTGCGGAAAGCAAGGAGGTCGACCTGAATCTCAATATTCCGGGCTATCAGATGGACCTGCGCCGCGAGATCATCGGCTCGGCCGACTACATCCAGAAGCGCCTGGCGCCCGAGGGCAAGCCGGTCAAGGTATTTCTGTGGACCGGCGACACGGCGCCCAGCGCCGAGGCTCTGGCGATCTCCGATGCGGCCGGGCTGCTCAACATGAATGGGGGGGATACCTCCATCACACGCAGCAGCCCATCGCTGACCGAAGTCAAGAGCTGGGGGATCCGGAAAGGCGGGCATCTGCAGATCTACGCCCCCGTCACCAACGAAAACATCTATACCAACCTCTGGCATGGTCCGTTCTATGGTTTCGAGCGTGTCATCGAGACTTTCGAGATGACCGATGCGCCGCGGCGCCTCAAGGCTGTGGATATCTACTACCACTCCTATTCGGCCAGCAAACAGGCCAGCCTCAAGGCCTTGCACAAGGCCTACCAATGGGCACTGAGACACAAGCTGCACCCGATCTACGGCTCGGAATACATACGCAAGGTCGAGGATTTCTACGAGTTCGCTATCGGTCGTGAAGGCGAGGGCTGGCGTTTGCGTGGTCCCGGGCGGCTGCGCACGCTGCGCCTGCCTCCGAGTCTGGGCACGCCTGTAGTGGCCGAAAGCACTGGCGTTGCCGGCTATGCGCCGGGAGTGGACGGCAGCTATCTGCACCTGGCTAGCGGCGCGGCTCGGATGGTAGTGCGCGCAGGTGCCGTGCCGGCGGCATCCATTCCCTATCTGGTGGATGCCAACGCCCGGCTCAAGGACTGGCAAACCCAGGCCGACGGTAGCCTGCGCTTCACGCTGGAAGGCCATGTGCCGCTGGAGTTGCGCATGTATCTGCCGCCTGGCTGCTCGCTGAGCTCAGCCACCGCCGATTCCTCCATCAGCGCGGTTTCCACTGCGGACCGCTCTGCCATCCGTTCCTTCAGAAGTGCTAACAACAGTGCCCAACTCCAAGCGCAATGCCGTGCGTTCTGA
- a CDS encoding tetratricopeptide repeat protein encodes MPNSKRNAVRSERPTTVPPWLIALLAVLIGGALWMLFPKQALERRLADTADDSELSLNYLNNLLKSDPGNERLQALLKAKQQRLDAIKQAAEEARKQALPSAAAQAWDRWQTLYQRYLETKQQGHGSAGQAKQLASTVMQALKAVPRGDLSQEQSLYLASSALVLNDESQALKIYEELASKQVSPERKAQVYEAAARQALGLSMYEQSVRLWREASAATQDVQQSRDYMWQALQVLQASNRAQEALALAREQQELLGSDPETLRRLIGLARAAGASAEAERYAKQLLKLSLLQQWQGMQATAVADMSGEADDGAWALRPVLWKAPGWTLQRTAAPAKSQAPGLPFDDKTYELGYQVFLENRNLEDAWRVAAAAVNQAPGNMVWRERLAQVAEWSGRQQVALDNWLAIAQATQSEAAWQSVMRLAPGLFDDRALVAGIKHELGRRPGDAALQLALIQAYERQAEPQPAIDYLLAHGNTPQAQILLAQLAERAGQPVVALNAWKRLLSDPAQRVPANVMPAAVLAFLQGERELGLSWLDDAQARIPAGMGAEAETEYWRLLGDMAQKQNQEALSLKAFRRLLEMPDATARDFDEVINLLMRTNRSEAAQVSLRAWEQFHDPRHLTQAFYMLEDQGDWDSVGRQLDLVMVDPKVASILLTQPAFLHAAALYYQHVGQGTKALELLQKGLALDGSSTLMRQSLLWLLIDTQNAALLAPLLAQAEPTWAQDPEMHDALAAAYMALSRPAVALQRYLRPHLQENGDDFLWMMSYADALEQNQQADLAWRLRRELWTKQALQTRDAGLADTATGKAKGSKLRRWLNPKDLSKVQSQARNRLMLSQAHGDDELVLLRELMRMDRNADRDLSPAAVELAIAWLQDKGEYSTERGYLWQQYALSRSKRANRPLWAEITVALAEKDHAQVGQLLEQYDASLSRYDRINAAALTGDGRLAQSAAFETQHDQPDDDSLHLALTEQLLAFSDHAGLQLHSRRLDGIDESAQRLSWHLALSPRWALDIDADHTRRTVNGRGFVQAPSSEHGLGLRLTRKTQESSSEFMLGQRQGLASYTPMQISHTQSLDNRLSLQASLGRDLPTQETLPMRMGGMKDRAAVGATYRLSRLDQLSLEYAHERFHVQTGARVGLGNQTTLQYTHSYRSEAPMVQFDAFTSWHRYSRNNPGDLNGRDAAVLRYLPPGSDAGIDYLLPGNFRFSGVRISANMPYAQEYSRALRPFASLALTHHSINGAGYDLSFGLATSVLGADHLMLGLNFSKSGVNTTGTTRELQLTYRLHY; translated from the coding sequence GTGCCCAACTCCAAGCGCAATGCCGTGCGTTCTGAGCGCCCGACCACGGTCCCTCCCTGGCTGATCGCACTGCTGGCAGTGCTGATAGGCGGAGCCTTGTGGATGCTGTTTCCCAAGCAGGCGCTGGAGCGCCGGCTCGCGGATACGGCGGACGACTCCGAGCTCTCGCTCAACTATCTGAACAATCTGCTCAAAAGTGATCCCGGCAACGAGCGCCTGCAAGCTTTGCTCAAGGCCAAGCAGCAGCGGCTGGACGCCATCAAGCAGGCGGCCGAGGAGGCGCGCAAGCAGGCCCTGCCCAGTGCTGCGGCACAGGCCTGGGATCGCTGGCAGACGCTGTACCAGCGCTATCTGGAGACCAAACAACAGGGCCATGGATCAGCTGGTCAGGCCAAGCAGCTGGCATCTACGGTGATGCAGGCGCTCAAGGCTGTGCCGCGCGGCGATCTGAGTCAGGAGCAAAGCCTTTATCTGGCATCTTCGGCGCTGGTGCTGAATGATGAGTCTCAGGCCCTGAAAATCTATGAGGAGCTGGCCAGCAAACAGGTATCTCCCGAGCGCAAGGCGCAGGTCTACGAGGCCGCGGCACGCCAGGCGCTGGGGCTGTCCATGTACGAGCAGTCCGTCAGGCTGTGGCGCGAGGCCAGCGCCGCGACGCAGGATGTGCAGCAGTCGCGCGACTATATGTGGCAGGCCTTGCAGGTGCTGCAGGCCAGCAACCGTGCCCAGGAGGCACTGGCTCTGGCGCGCGAGCAGCAGGAGCTGTTGGGCAGCGACCCCGAGACGCTGCGTCGGCTGATAGGCCTGGCGCGTGCTGCCGGTGCTTCGGCCGAGGCCGAGCGCTATGCCAAGCAGTTGCTCAAGCTGTCGCTGCTGCAGCAATGGCAGGGCATGCAGGCAACGGCTGTTGCCGATATGAGCGGCGAGGCCGACGATGGCGCCTGGGCGCTACGCCCCGTGCTTTGGAAGGCGCCGGGATGGACGCTGCAGCGCACGGCTGCTCCGGCCAAGAGCCAGGCACCAGGACTGCCGTTCGACGACAAAACCTATGAGCTGGGCTACCAGGTGTTCCTCGAGAACCGAAATCTCGAGGATGCCTGGCGCGTGGCCGCAGCTGCTGTGAACCAGGCCCCGGGCAATATGGTATGGCGCGAGCGTCTGGCCCAGGTGGCCGAGTGGAGCGGTCGCCAGCAGGTGGCCCTGGATAACTGGCTGGCCATCGCTCAGGCCACGCAGAGTGAGGCTGCCTGGCAGTCCGTGATGCGGTTGGCGCCGGGATTGTTCGACGATCGGGCGCTGGTGGCTGGGATCAAGCATGAACTGGGCCGCCGTCCTGGTGATGCAGCGCTGCAGCTGGCTCTGATCCAGGCCTACGAGCGCCAGGCAGAGCCGCAACCGGCGATCGACTATTTGCTGGCTCACGGGAATACGCCGCAAGCGCAGATTTTGCTGGCCCAACTGGCCGAACGTGCGGGCCAGCCCGTGGTGGCACTTAATGCCTGGAAGCGCCTGCTCAGCGATCCCGCTCAGCGCGTTCCTGCCAATGTCATGCCGGCTGCGGTGTTGGCATTCCTGCAAGGCGAGCGGGAACTTGGCCTGAGCTGGCTGGACGATGCTCAGGCGAGAATACCAGCCGGTATGGGGGCCGAAGCCGAGACCGAATACTGGCGCTTGCTGGGCGATATGGCACAAAAGCAGAACCAGGAGGCTTTGTCGTTGAAGGCCTTTCGGCGCCTTTTGGAGATGCCGGATGCAACGGCACGGGATTTCGACGAGGTCATCAACCTGCTGATGCGTACGAACCGGAGTGAGGCAGCGCAGGTCTCCCTGCGCGCCTGGGAGCAGTTCCATGATCCGCGTCATCTGACCCAGGCCTTTTACATGCTGGAAGACCAGGGGGACTGGGACAGTGTGGGCCGGCAACTCGATCTGGTCATGGTGGACCCCAAGGTGGCCAGCATTTTGCTGACGCAGCCGGCCTTTCTGCATGCCGCAGCGCTTTACTACCAGCATGTGGGCCAGGGGACTAAAGCCCTGGAGCTGCTGCAAAAAGGTCTGGCCCTGGATGGGAGTTCGACCCTGATGCGCCAGTCGCTGCTGTGGTTGCTGATAGACACGCAAAATGCCGCGCTGCTTGCACCCCTGCTGGCCCAGGCTGAGCCGACCTGGGCCCAGGATCCGGAGATGCACGATGCGCTGGCGGCTGCCTATATGGCGTTGTCCCGTCCGGCCGTGGCACTGCAGCGCTATCTGCGTCCCCATCTGCAGGAGAACGGTGACGACTTTCTCTGGATGATGAGCTATGCCGATGCACTCGAGCAGAATCAGCAGGCTGATCTGGCCTGGAGACTCAGGCGCGAGCTGTGGACCAAGCAGGCTCTCCAGACGAGGGATGCCGGGCTGGCCGATACCGCGACAGGCAAAGCCAAGGGTAGCAAGCTGCGCCGCTGGTTGAACCCCAAGGATCTGAGCAAGGTGCAGAGCCAGGCTCGCAACCGGCTGATGCTCTCGCAAGCGCACGGCGATGACGAGCTGGTCCTGCTACGTGAGCTCATGCGCATGGACCGCAATGCGGACCGAGATCTTTCCCCGGCGGCTGTGGAGCTGGCCATTGCCTGGTTGCAGGACAAGGGCGAATACTCGACCGAGCGGGGCTATCTGTGGCAGCAATATGCGCTGAGCCGCAGCAAGCGGGCGAACCGGCCGCTGTGGGCCGAGATTACCGTGGCACTGGCCGAAAAGGATCACGCCCAGGTCGGCCAGTTGCTGGAGCAATATGACGCCAGCCTGTCACGCTACGATCGCATCAATGCCGCGGCCCTGACGGGCGACGGCCGACTGGCGCAGTCGGCGGCCTTCGAGACCCAGCACGATCAGCCCGACGATGACAGTCTGCATCTGGCTCTCACGGAACAGCTGCTGGCCTTCAGCGACCATGCAGGCCTGCAGCTTCACAGCCGGCGGCTGGACGGCATAGATGAGAGCGCGCAGCGCCTGAGCTGGCATCTGGCGCTGAGTCCACGCTGGGCTTTGGACATCGACGCCGATCACACGCGTCGCACTGTGAACGGTCGCGGTTTCGTGCAGGCGCCTTCGTCAGAACATGGTCTGGGCCTGCGCCTGACGCGCAAGACTCAGGAGTCCAGTAGCGAGTTCATGCTGGGCCAGCGCCAGGGCCTGGCCAGCTATACGCCCATGCAGATCTCGCACACCCAGTCCCTGGACAACCGTCTGAGCCTGCAGGCTTCGCTGGGCCGCGATTTGCCGACACAGGAAACGTTGCCCATGCGCATGGGGGGCATGAAGGATCGCGCGGCTGTGGGTGCAACCTATAGGCTGTCGCGGCTGGACCAGCTCAGCCTGGAGTATGCCCACGAGCGCTTTCATGTGCAGACCGGTGCGCGTGTGGGTCTGGGCAACCAGACTACGCTGCAATACACCCATAGCTATCGAAGCGAAGCGCCCATGGTCCAGTTCGATGCCTTCACTTCCTGGCACCGCTACAGCCGCAACAACCCTGGAGACCTGAACGGCCGGGATGCCGCGGTGCTGCGCTATCTGCCACCGGGCAGCGATGCCGGTATCGACTATCTGCTGCCCGGCAATTTCCGTTTCTCGGGGGTGCGGATCTCGGCCAATATGCCTTATGCACAGGAGTATTCGCGAGCACTGCGGCCGTTTGCCAGTCTGGCGCTAACCCACCACAGCATCAATGGTGCGGGTTACGACTTGAGCTTTGGCCTGGCCACCAGCGTGCTGGGGGCGGACCACCTGATGCTGGGGTTGAATTTTTCCAAATCGGGTGTGAACACCACCGGCACCACCCGTGAGCTGCAGCTCACCTACCGCCTCCACTACTGA
- a CDS encoding penicillin-binding protein activator LpoB: MTDRTFLSSRIRMLTGAALLGLLAACSTLDYGKSPALEKNASWAVLPFENHTETPMAGSRAESIATALLSSQGIGAVKRYTGEAQQETLFDGRDAKRREDALAWARSEGVRYALLGAVDEWRYKVGVDGEPAVGVALEIVDMNSGATVWSGAGGQSGWSREALSAVGQKLIRKLLGTGLASAR; encoded by the coding sequence ATGACTGACCGTACTTTTCTCTCCTCCCGCATCCGCATGCTCACGGGCGCAGCCCTGCTGGGGTTGCTCGCTGCCTGTTCCACGCTGGACTATGGCAAGTCCCCGGCCCTGGAGAAGAATGCCAGCTGGGCGGTGCTGCCGTTCGAGAACCATACGGAAACCCCCATGGCCGGAAGCCGGGCTGAAAGCATTGCCACGGCCTTGTTGAGCAGCCAAGGCATCGGTGCCGTCAAGCGCTATACAGGTGAGGCCCAGCAGGAGACGCTGTTCGACGGCCGCGATGCCAAGCGCCGCGAAGATGCTCTGGCCTGGGCGCGCAGCGAAGGGGTGCGCTACGCCTTGCTGGGTGCGGTTGATGAATGGCGCTACAAGGTCGGCGTGGACGGCGAGCCTGCTGTCGGCGTGGCCCTGGAGATCGTCGATATGAACAGCGGTGCCACGGTCTGGAGCGGTGCTGGCGGTCAAAGCGGATGGAGCCGCGAGGCATTGTCGGCAGTCGGGCAGAAGCTGATTCGCAAGCTGCTGGGCACGGGCCTGGCCAGCGCCCGATAA
- a CDS encoding PelD GGDEF domain-containing protein — translation MQDHATTPTATPDSARRVGIAAEFRSSPLGLLVQTSERPGVVAAETLLLPLLALLIGYVFSRSDPLWVHAEFPWSWFAPMIVALRYGPIAGLSAAGVLLLGWLGFNREDVSSFPQQYFLGGLIVVMIVGEISSLWRARIRRARTAQYYMDQRTEQLVRQHYLLRLSHDQLEQELIGRPVSMRDAISVLSGLSGAPGDAQSLLNLLAQFCQISAASLVAVHDDKLELQPIAQLGGVHEIRPEDPLLRQALEARVLTHVSQGLREAQQTRYLVVAPMLDLSGEIYGLLLVEEMPFFALKEETLQTINLLLGYYTDSVAANRLAQPLLQAYPQCPQPFASELQRMEHVNRNAGLSSLVVMLELSPQAVQSQMAQQLMRLERMLDRSWLIEGRSGKQWLAILMPLGTSATAEGYLSRIEVWLGQRGLESLGAAGIFPHTILLDRCSASSVLEQIDRMSHD, via the coding sequence ATGCAAGATCACGCCACTACACCCACAGCCACTCCGGATTCCGCGCGCCGTGTGGGCATTGCCGCGGAATTCAGAAGCTCGCCGCTGGGGCTGCTGGTGCAAACCAGCGAGCGCCCCGGGGTGGTGGCGGCCGAGACCTTGCTGCTGCCTCTGCTGGCATTGCTGATAGGTTATGTTTTCAGCCGCAGTGATCCGCTGTGGGTGCATGCCGAGTTCCCCTGGTCCTGGTTTGCTCCCATGATCGTGGCCCTGCGCTACGGGCCTATCGCGGGCCTGTCGGCGGCCGGTGTGCTGCTACTGGGTTGGTTGGGGTTCAATCGTGAGGACGTGAGCAGTTTTCCCCAGCAGTACTTTCTGGGTGGCCTGATAGTGGTGATGATCGTGGGTGAGATCTCCAGTCTCTGGCGCGCCCGCATACGGCGCGCGCGCACCGCGCAGTACTACATGGACCAGCGTACCGAGCAGCTCGTACGCCAGCACTATCTGCTACGCCTGTCGCACGACCAGCTGGAGCAGGAGCTGATCGGCCGCCCGGTGTCGATGCGCGATGCGATCAGCGTGCTCAGCGGGCTCAGTGGCGCGCCCGGCGATGCGCAGAGCCTGCTCAATCTGCTTGCGCAGTTCTGTCAGATCAGTGCAGCCAGTCTGGTGGCGGTGCACGACGACAAACTTGAGCTCCAGCCGATTGCGCAGTTGGGCGGTGTCCATGAGATCAGGCCCGAGGATCCGCTGCTGCGCCAGGCACTGGAAGCCCGTGTGCTGACCCATGTCTCCCAGGGCCTGCGGGAGGCGCAGCAAACCCGCTATCTGGTAGTGGCTCCGATGCTGGATCTGAGCGGCGAAATCTATGGCCTGCTGCTGGTGGAGGAGATGCCTTTCTTTGCGCTTAAGGAGGAAACGCTGCAGACCATCAATCTGCTGCTGGGCTATTACACGGACAGCGTGGCGGCCAATCGACTGGCTCAGCCGTTGTTGCAGGCCTATCCCCAATGCCCGCAGCCGTTTGCGTCCGAGCTGCAACGCATGGAGCATGTGAATCGTAATGCCGGTCTGAGCAGCTTGGTCGTGATGCTCGAGCTTTCGCCGCAGGCGGTACAGAGTCAAATGGCCCAGCAATTAATGCGCCTGGAACGCATGCTGGATCGCTCCTGGTTGATCGAAGGCCGGAGCGGCAAGCAGTGGCTGGCCATCCTCATGCCGCTCGGAACCAGCGCCACGGCCGAGGGATATCTGAGTCGTATCGAGGTCTGGTTGGGCCAGCGCGGCCTGGAATCCTTGGGCGCAGCCGGTATCTTCCCGCACACCATCTTGCTGGATCGCTGCTCGGCCTCGAGCGTGCTCGAGCAGATCGACAGGATGAGCCATGATTAA
- the pelF gene encoding GT4 family glycosyltransferase PelF, with the protein MSSFPKAARADIALLLEGTFPYVSGGVSSWVNQILKAYPQHSFAIVFIGSRREDYGDFRYELPPNVVHFEEHFLYGRASGIPQPAPRRGDPEAMSKLQQLLRALERRDKSPAGRTEVLAAMRAVAMELLPGGRLPQEDFLHSEYMWELIQDSYRRHCTDPSFVDFFWTVRIMLQPLWLLARIAQELIPVRVLHTVSTGYAGFLGAMLHHLRGLPLVLSEHGIYTKERQIDLLQSQWIHDNRNIFQRDPMEVSFFRQMWIQFFDLMGRFCYEAADPIIALFEANRLRQVADGAEPARTSNIPNGICVERFAPLRAQRPAVTPPVLCLIGRVVPIKDIKTFIRAMRRVVNHLPEAQALIAGPTAEDPAYVEECRNLVGSLGLQEQVRFLGMQKIDDLLPRVGLVVLSSISEALPLVLLEAQAAGVPVVSTDVGSCRQLIEGLEPEDRALGACGRVVGIANPAALADAALELLQSPEAWQAASAAGIARVERYYSDHLLFDRYRQVYDRAMQHSEEYH; encoded by the coding sequence ATGAGTTCCTTTCCCAAGGCCGCACGGGCCGATATCGCTTTGCTGCTTGAAGGCACTTTTCCCTATGTGAGCGGCGGTGTGTCGAGCTGGGTCAACCAGATCCTGAAAGCCTACCCGCAGCATAGTTTTGCCATCGTCTTCATCGGTAGCCGGCGCGAGGACTATGGCGATTTCCGCTACGAGTTGCCACCCAATGTGGTGCATTTCGAGGAGCATTTTCTTTATGGCCGCGCATCGGGGATACCGCAGCCAGCGCCGCGCCGGGGTGATCCCGAGGCCATGTCCAAGCTGCAGCAATTGCTGAGGGCACTCGAGCGACGCGACAAGAGCCCCGCAGGCAGGACGGAGGTGCTGGCGGCCATGCGCGCTGTCGCCATGGAGCTGCTGCCCGGCGGCAGGCTGCCGCAGGAAGACTTTCTGCACAGCGAATATATGTGGGAGCTGATACAGGACAGCTACCGGCGCCATTGCACCGACCCATCGTTTGTCGACTTCTTCTGGACAGTGCGCATCATGCTGCAGCCGCTGTGGCTGCTGGCACGCATCGCCCAGGAGCTGATCCCGGTGCGTGTGCTGCACACGGTCTCCACGGGCTATGCGGGCTTTCTGGGAGCCATGCTGCACCATCTGCGCGGATTGCCGCTGGTGCTGTCCGAGCATGGCATCTATACCAAGGAGCGGCAGATCGACTTGCTCCAGAGCCAGTGGATACACGACAACCGCAATATCTTCCAGCGCGATCCCATGGAGGTCTCCTTTTTCCGGCAGATGTGGATACAGTTCTTCGATCTGATGGGGCGTTTTTGCTACGAGGCGGCCGATCCCATCATTGCGCTGTTCGAGGCCAATCGCCTGAGGCAGGTGGCTGACGGCGCTGAGCCTGCGCGCACCAGCAATATCCCCAACGGCATCTGCGTGGAGCGCTTTGCTCCGCTGCGTGCCCAGCGTCCGGCCGTGACGCCGCCCGTACTGTGCCTCATAGGCCGGGTGGTGCCTATCAAGGACATCAAGACCTTCATCCGTGCCATGCGCCGTGTGGTCAATCATCTGCCAGAAGCGCAGGCCCTGATTGCCGGTCCCACGGCCGAGGATCCGGCCTATGTGGAGGAGTGCCGCAATCTTGTGGGCAGCCTGGGCCTGCAGGAGCAAGTGCGCTTTCTGGGCATGCAGAAGATCGATGATCTGTTGCCGCGTGTAGGTCTGGTGGTGCTTTCGTCCATCAGCGAGGCCCTGCCTCTGGTGCTGCTGGAGGCGCAGGCCGCGGGCGTGCCCGTGGTCAGCACCGATGTGGGTTCCTGTCGCCAGCTCATCGAAGGACTGGAGCCCGAGGACCGCGCACTGGGTGCTTGCGGCCGCGTGGTCGGTATCGCCAATCCGGCGGCCCTGGCCGATGCTGCCCTGGAGTTGCTGCAGTCGCCCGAGGCCTGGCAGGCGGCCAGCGCTGCAGGGATTGCACGCGTGGAGCGCTATTACTCCGATCACCTGCTGTTCGACCGCTACCGGCAGGTCTATGACCGGGCCATGCAACATTCCGAGGAATATCACTGA